TCCTTTTAGGTTTTTTCTGATTTTAGCAAGCATTGTGTAATCGTAATAGCCTATTAACGGATTATCGGAAGCTACAGCTTTTTTATGAAGCAGTTTAATAATCGATTGTGGTGTAATGTTTGGTGTGTCGACGCTTAGGATGAAGATCTTTTTGTGTTTTTTTACAATCTCCTCAAGAGCCGGAAGCGGGGCGTATATTTTTGATTTTTCGATGAAAAACGGATAGTTTTTAAACTTTTTGTACTTTGCCACAAAATAGACGTTTTTGAAAATTTGCCTGCATTTGTCGTACTGCTGCCTGTAAAAAAGCAGGGCTTTGTCGTCTTTTTCGCTTCCGAAGCGGCTTGATCTGCCGCCTACGAGTATGAAGCAGGGAAGGTTAAAGTGAAAAGTGTAAAGTGAAGAGTGTAAAGTTGATGATTTATATTTAAATTTTTCACTTTTCATTTTTAACTGTTAACTTCTTTTGAATGTTCCGCTTTTTCCGCCGGATTTGTATTCGAGTCTGATGTCGCTTATCACCATTTCTCTGTCAATTGCCTTTGCCATGTCGTATATCGTAAGAAGTCCTACACTCACAGCCGTAAGTGCTTCCATTTCGATACCGGTTTTTGATGTGGTTTTGGCGGTTGCTATGATTTTAAATCCGTCTTCAATTTCTTCTATGTCAATATCAACTCCGTCTATGAGGATATTGTGGCACATAGGGATAAGTTCGCTTGTTTTTTTACTTCCCATAATCGCTGCAATAATTGCAGTCTGAAGTACGGCTCCCTTTTTTGTTTTTTCTTTTAAGATAGCCTCTTTTGTGGCTTTTTGCATATGAATTACACCGCTTGCAGTCGCTACTCTTTTTGTAATTTCCTTATCTCCGACATCCACCATTTTAGGGTTGTGTTTTTCATTGATGTGAGTTAAATCCATACTGAGCCTTTTTTTGAAGTATTATAGCCTATTTGAATTGGAAATAAATAAAATATCTACAAATTAGTAAATTACAAAAATTCAAAGTCTTTTTTTTAGATTAAAATGCAAAACACTCCAAAGTATTGAGCCAATAATAAAACCTGCAATTGGAGGAAGTTTTAAAATGTTAAGTATAATCATAGTAATAACAAGAGAGATTATGAGAGCTAAAATATCTTTTTTCAATTTTATCCTTCTAAAAATTTATTTAAATAATATAATGTTAAATACCAAACCAAAATACTTGCAACAAAATTAAAAACTAAGTTTTTTATCCATAAAGTTGCACCGTATGATATTAATGCTGCAATGCTCCATTTAGCAATTTTCATATTTAATTACATCCTTTTGAAACTCTTTTTCGAGCTCTTTTATGCCTTTTTCGATATATTTTGCATCGTATCCTTTTTCCCTTAAATATAGTGCCGCAAAAGGAGAACGGTTTTGGGTGTTGCAGACGACAAGGATGGTTTTGTCTTTCGGGAGATGAATATGGTGTTCTTCAAGTTTTAAAGGATCAAGCCTTAAGACGAAATCGTGTTTTAGTACGTCTTCCTCGTCCGGCATTCGTATATCTAAAATTACCGCCTTGTTGTTTTCAAGCAGTTTTCTTGCTTCTTGCGTTGATATTTTTATCTGTTTGTTGTATTCCGGAAGTGCGTATTTAAGCATTTACAAGACTCCAAATCATTTTTATTGCAATTATATACAAAAGAATTCCGATTATTTTTTTAATCTGCTGCTGGTTTAGTTTGAAATGCATAAAGTAGTTTCCTATATATCCACCGAGTATCGCTCCCGCTGCTGCTACAGTTAGTATTACCCAGTCGAATTTTACAAAACTCATATAGGTCAAAAACGCCGCAAACGTAGAAAACGGAATAACGAAACTCATCGTTACGGCCAGTTTTTTGGCGTCAAATCCGAGCAGAATCATTATTGGCATTAAAAGAGCACCGCCACCGATCCCGAGAAGTCCGCTTATGAATCCCACAATCGCACCTATTAGAACCATTACCCACTGTTTGTCGTAGTGGAATTTTTGCTCTTTTTTCCCAAACAGTATCATACTTGCACTGAAAAATAAAAATATGGCAAAAAGCCATTTTACCTCATGAACGGGAATGTGCTTTGAGTACATTGCTCCAAATGGAGCGAATGCTGCGAGTGATATTGCAAGGGGCAGGGCGAATTTGATATCGAGTACTTTTCTTTTTATGTTCATAAACGTGGCTGTAAGGGTGGTGGTTGTGTTTACGAAAAGGCCGATTGCCTTTGCGAAGTTAAAATCGATCCCCATCCAGTGCATTACGGGAACCATAGCGGTTGCGCTTCCGACTCCCCCGAGTGCGAAAAATGCGCTTAAAACGGTGGCGATTATGAAGATTTCAAAATAAAACATTGTCTTCCTTCAAAAAAAGATTAAGAAAGGAAGTTTTTAGCTTCCGCTCCTTTTAATTTTTTCATAAGTTCGATTAAACCTTCTTCAAGATATTTAGCATTAAATCCTTTTTCTTTAAGGTAAATTGCTGCATAAGGAGAGCGTCCGTTTCCAGGGCATGCTGTAACGATCAGTTTGTCTTTAGGAAGTTTATCAAGGTTTGCTTCAAGCTCTTCAGGTGAGAGTTCGATAGTAAATTTCAGTCCCCATACTTTTTTCTCAAAAGGCATTCTTATATCGATTAGTACGGCTTTATCCTCTTTGTAAAGTTTTAGGAATTCATCAATATTGGTTCTTATTTCTTTAAGTCCGGCAGGTGTTGCATATTTGAGCATATGTTCTCCTTTTTTGTGAAATTATAGTTTTTAATAGTTAACGGAATGTGAAGAAAAGAATTAATTTTCTTTTTCTTCTTTTCTTCTCGGGTCTGTAGAGTATGCGAACATCGGTACATATACAAGTGTTAAGAACGTACCGATAAAGAGTCCGCCGATAGCCACGTCCGCAATAGGCGAGAGTCTTTCAAGTCCGATAGCCTGTTCAAGAGCGATAGGAATCATTCCGGCAATCGTACCGAACGCCGTCATCATAACAGGTCTGAATCTGATCTTAATAGCCGCAATCGCACTTTCAAACGGAGGAATTCCCTGATGTTCGTACTCTTTATAGAAGTCTATTAAAAGTACCGCGTTTTTGATGATGATACCGAAAAGCAGCAGCAGTCCCACCATACTCGGCATACATGAAGGTTTGTTTGCAATCAGAAGTCCCCACATACCGCCGATCATTGAAAGCGGAAGTACTACAATCATAATGAGTGAGAGTCTGAGTGACTGGTAAACAACCATAAGTGTAAGAATCAGTACAATTACACCGATTACCACGGCTTTGATTAATCTGCCGAAAGAGTCGTTAAGCTCTTTCATATCACCTGATTGATAATAATTAGTAATACCGTGTTCGTGCAGAAGTTTGTCCGCATCGTCCGTGATTTTACTGATGGCTCTTTTTTCCCTGTAACCCTGTGCTTCGATTGAATACTCAAGGTCGTTTCTTTCGATTTTGCTGTAAGTGAAATGCGTTTTGATATCCGCAAGTTCGCTTAAAGGAACCGTTCCGGTTTTGGTTGTGATAGGAAGCATTTTAAGCGTTTGCAGGTTTTTAGAATAATCTCCCAAGAATCTCACCCTTACAAACTGTACGTTCATAGATGCAAGCGAGCTTGAAATTGACGCCACCTGGTCTTTTATCGCAATCTGTGAAACGATAGCGGCAGGTGTCAGTCCGTAACTTAGGGCTTTGTTTTTGTCTATTACGATTTCGGCTTCAAGGAAGTCTTTATCCCAGCTGATCATCGTAGTCGTAAGACCTTTGATGTCTTTGATAATATCTTCTGCTTCTTTTGCTTTTTGAGGCAGACTTTCATAGTTGTCGCTTCTAAACTCAATCGCCAAAGGAGCGTTGATTGTCGAAAGTGCAGTCGCACCGTAGTCAAATACCGCAAGGTTTTTGATTCCTTCTATTTTGGCAAGTTCTTCCCTTACTTCTTTTTCAAGTTGCCAGATTGTTCTTTTTCTGTGGAATCTGTCAACGGCGATGATTGTCATTCCGACACTGTTTCCGCCACCGTTACCGCTGATAGAAAGAACTCCCTGCTCGGTTCCTATGGCAATTGAACTTTTTTCAAGCCAAGGCTGTTTATTTAGCCATGTTAAGAACGGTTTAAGTCTTTTAGCGCTTTCGTCCGCGTTAAGGTTTGATGAAAATTCGATTTTTGCTTTCATAATCCCCGTATCCATCGGAGGCATTACGTCTCTTCCGATAGTAGGGACGATGTTTTTCATAGTCATTGCAAGTACGAATACCGCACCGGCAATGAGTAAGAATCTTCTGAATACTTTAAATTTACCGTTTGAGAATTTAAGAATTCCCACATAAGGGGTAATAAGTTTCGCAATTGTTTTTTGATATAGCGCTTCAAAGAATTTTTCGAATTTGGTTTTGTTCGTACCGTTTTTATACAGGTATTCCGAAAGTTTCGGGATAAACGTAACAGATAAAAACCAGCTGATAAGGAGCGCCACGATTAATGTTTCAATCAAAGGACGGAAGATCTTTTCAGGGTATCCGCCTACAAACATTAACGGGAAAATAATCGCAATTGTCGATATCGTACCCGCAAATACCGGCATAAGCACTTCTTTTGTACCGTTGTAAATGGCGGCTTTTAACTCTTCGCCTTCTTCGAGGTGACGCTCTATGTTTTCAAGTACGACGACGGCGTCGTCCGTTAGCATCCCGAGGGCTAAGATGATAGCCGTGTAAATAATTACGTTAAGCTCCCCGCCTGTTAGGTATAGAAAAGCAAGAACACCGAAAAACACCATCGGAATCGAAATTGCCGCAGCCGCAAGCGCCCTTAGGTTCGCAAGGAAGATTAAAAGCACCATAAGTGTGAATATAATCGCATCTCTTAGTGCTTCTATCATATTGATGTTTGCGGTTTCTACGATGTTTCTTTGTGTATCCGAAACGGTTACTTTGATATTTGGATACTCTTTTTGAATTTTTTTCATCATATCCCTTGCCGCGTCGCTTGTGGCAAGAAGGTTTCCTCCAGGAGCCCTCTGGACTGATACGGCGATTGAAGGGGTGTTGTTTCCTACATATGCGCTGTTGTTTGTTTTATAGCTCCATTTTACTTCGGCAATGTCCGAGAGCTTTAGGTTCGGTTTTACAAAAAGGTTTTTGAGTTTTTTGATATCGCTTTCATTTCCGTAAAACGTAAGTGTCAAGAACGAGTCTTTGCTTTTAATAAACCCGATAGGAAGGTCGATGTTTGATGTTTTTAATACTTTTATAAAGTTATCAAGTGTGAGACCGTATTTTTCCATTTTACGAGGGTCTATTTTGATCATGATTGAACTTTGGTATCCCCCGAAGATTTCCACGTTTCCTATATCTTTGTTGCTTAGAAGTTTAGGTTTTATAAAACTGTCGGCAATTTTTCTGATTTCAGGCAGTGTGATTGAATCGTTTTTAGGACTTAGTGAAAACACATCCACAGGAGCCGTAAACGCACCTACTATATAAATTGCCGGGGTAGAACCTTCAGGCAGTTTTCCTTTGATTCTGTTAAGCGCGTTTGATACGTCAACCGCGGCTGACTGGAGTGTTTTTTTGTAATTGAATATCACATGCACGATCGAGAAGTTCGCAACGTTTGTGGATTTGATCTCGTATACGTTGCTAAGTGTCGCCATCTCTTCTTCGATTGGTTTGGATACCGTGGTGGCTACAACGTTGGCAGGGGCACCCGGAACCTGTGTAAAGATTACGACTTCCGGTCTGTTTGAATCCGGAAAGAGGTTTTTTGGCATTTTTATAAGTCCGATAATTCCGAATACGAACATACCGAGTATGATCGCAAACAGAAAATGCGTCCTTTTATGAAAAAACTCAAACATTTTTATCCTTTGGTATATTGGTTATTTGTATATTTGTCATTGTTTAATTTTCCACTTTTATCGGGTATCCCGCTTTTATTCTAAGAAGAATATCCGGTTTGGCGTAAACTACCGGGCTTGTGATGTTTTGATCTATCAGGGCGTATTTTTCACCCTGTGCGAGTATTTTTACCTCTTTGATGTCGGTTTTGTTTCCGTTTACCACAAACACGTAGTTTTTGCCGTTAACGGTCAGGATCGCATCGTATGGTAAAAACATACCTTTGCCGCTGAATTCAACCACTTTGATGTTTACTTTTTCACCGTTTAGAAGTGTAGGGTCGTTAACTTCCGCTTTGAATGTTTTTAGTGAATTGAATGTGTTGTTTAAGGCTTTTAAGTCGTAAACTTTACCTTTGTATACTATCTGTTTGTAATCTTTTGGCAGTGTGATAAACAGGTAGTTTCCGTTTTTAGGCGTAATTTTAAGTATAGGTTTGCCCATAAACGCTATGTCGTCTTTGTTTAACATTTTTGCGCTTATCACACCGTTTATAGGTGATTTTAGCGTTGTGTATGTGAGGTTGTTTAATACGGCCTGTTTGTTTGCATACAGTGCGTTAAGGGAGTTTTTATCGGCTTTGATCTGGGCTTTTAGAGTCGCTATTTTGCTCTCTTCAGTCTGGTACTGCTCTATTGAAGCCATTTTTACATCAAGAAGCTGTTTGGTTCTTGCGTGTGTGGCAAGAAGGTTTTTAAGGTTGATCTCTTCTGCTGAGAGTTTGTTTTTAACAGAAGCGATTTGTGAGTTTATCTCTTTTAGTTTCGCATTAAGGTCGCTGCTATCTATTTTTGCTACAACTTCACCTTTTTTTACATCATCACCAAGGTTTTTGATGTATAAAATCTTACCTGCGAATTTTGTGTTTACAAGCACTTCATTATCGTTTTTAACTGTAGCAACATATGGTAGTGTAATAGTTTTGTTTTCAATCTTTGGAGTGATGGTTTTTACAACTATTGCTATTTGTTCCGCTGGAGGGAGTTTTTCATCAACAGCCTGTCTTTTTTTAATAAGTCTCATGCCGCTTACGGCAAGAATTACGGCTAAAAGTACCGGGATTACTATTTTTAATATTTTCATTTGAACACCTTTTTAAGATTTTTTCCGTAAATTAACGCTTTTTGTGCGATTAGGGTATTTTTTAATGCGATCAGGTTTGCAAGATCGGCTTTTGCTTTTGCGAGGTCATCTTCGTATTTCAGATACTCGTCAACCGTCATAGTGTTTAGTTTAAACGCCACTTTCGCACCTTTTAAAAGCTCTTCTTTTAATGCAATAGATTCCTTTGTTGATAAGAGCTGTTTTTTTATTTCTGATAAAGATGAGTTGATATAATTAATTTGTGCAGTTAAATCTTTAACGGTTTTTTGAATTTCCAGAGATGTTTTAGATTCTTCTATTTTTGCTTTTTGAATTTCGGAGTTGTTTTTTTTGTTGAATATATCCCATGTTACGTATATTCCAGCACTTGCGAAATCTTCCACAATTCCTTCATTAGTATTATAGGCTTTTGCAAAAGATCTGTTTCCTTGGATTTTAAGCATTACTTTCGGATAATTGGCAGCTTTTTTTGCCTTTATGTCGTAATAACTTGATTTTAGTTTTTCTTGTAAGGGTTTAATTGCGAAAAATTCGCTTTTTTCCACTCTGTAAGATACGAAATTAATTGGTTCCGAAACTTCCGTATTTGTAAGGGTGTAAATTTTAGATTGAATATCCGCTATTTTGGTGTTTATTTCTGAAATTTTATTTTGTATGGTAATTAATGAATCTTTGAGTCTTAAAAGTTTAAATTCAGGAACTCTTCCGACTTCAACACCTTTTTTTAGCCCCTCATATGTTGTCTGAATTGATTGTTGTTGCGAAATTAGAGCATTTTTTAATGCATACAAATAATTCAAATTACTAACATAAATAATTAAAGTGCTTTGTCTTTTTATTAGATTTATTTTAGCTTGGTATTTAGTTGCATTTAGTAAGAATTCCATTTTGTTTTTGTTTTCGTAAATTTCTTTTATAAAGATTGGCATTGATACCGAAAATCCTAAGCGGTAAATATTTTGTGAAAAAGGGAGGCTTCCTCCGCTCATTATAATTTTAGTACTTTCCGTTGGAGGCAATGGAACCAAACTGTTAGGTCGTGAAAAATGCTCGGCCGATGCTGTGAGTGTAATTTTCGGATATAAAGAGTTTACAACACTTTTTTTGTTTGTTTTCATCTCTTTAATCATTAAATTATCTATTTTAGTATCAGGGATTTGTTCTATTTTATTGAGTAAATCCCCAATTGATTCGGCATTAAGCAGTAAAGCCGATACTAAGATAATCGAATATTTTTTCATTTGTGCGCCTTTATATAATGTAATATTGTCTGATATATTTCTTTTGTAATATCGAAATCTTTTGTAAGTTTGTCATCTTTTAATATACCTGTTATTCTTTCTCTAACTTTTAGTGTATTTGCATATGTTGTAAAAGTAGATACCACCATTGTTTGAATAAAAAACGGGTTTAGGTTTGTTTTTTCAAGTATTTTTGTAAGGTGTTTTAATGTTTTTGATATAACTTTTAGGGTGTCTACTTCCAAATGCATAGCCTCAGAAGTAATTTCTTTTGAAAAAAGTTTTGCAATACAAGGGTTTTTTATGAAAAAATCACCTAATTTATAGATGTATTCTTTTAAATTTTCTTCCAAAGAATCTTTTAATTCAAATTCAAGCTTTGAAAATTTTTCAATAAAAATTTCATTGTAAAGAGCTTTTTTATTTTTGAAATAATAATAAATTGCCGGTTTGGTTATTCCAATTTTATTTGCCACTTCTTCTAAAGAAGTGTTTTCATAACCTCTGTTGGCAAATAGTTTTAACGCTGTTTTTAAAATATCTTCTTTTGTTGCCATTATTCTCCTTACTTACTGGTCGGTAAGTAGAATTGTAATACTTTTTTGATAAAATAGCAAGAAAAAAAAGGCAAAGAATGAAAAAATTAGCTATTTTGGGTCTTGGGGCTGCTTTACTTTTCGGTGCAAGCAGTGATGATATTAATAAAAAACTCGATTTACTTCTTCAAAAAATAGAACAGCTTGAAAAAAAAGTAGATAAAAAAGATGCTGAAATTGAAGAACTTAAAAAAGAGATCAAAGTTCAGCAAAAAGAGATTAAAAAAAGCAATGAAGAAGTTAAAAAAGAAGTAAAAACACAACTTGCTGTAAAAAGCTGTAAAAAAATCAAAGTTGTAAATATGAAATACAAATATCACGATGAAGTTATTCCTTATTATGATATTACAGTTACTTTAAAAAACGAATACCCTAAAAAAATTACATATCTTTCAGGTAATCTGTATGTTGAGGATAAAGATAAAGTTAAAATTTTTAAAGATTTTATACAAAGAGATGTGGATTTGCCTGTTGGAGGAGAAATTACAATTAAAAAAACTCATCAGTTAAATTCAGATTTAGAGCAGTATTTAAAAGACGAAAAACCAGAAAATTTACATATTTATTTTGAAGTTATCAGAGCCGATTTTGCAGACGGAACAAATATTGAGTGCGGAATATTTTAACACTCTATTTTTTCGTTTAAAATTTTCAGTTCCTTACACGTAAAGCCGGCTTTGAGTCTGGCAGCTACGTTTAAATCTTTTTTCTTCCAATCCTTGAAAAAATTATCCACTATTTTGAAATATGTTTCAATTGGTTCAAGATTTTGGCGCTTACATTCGAATTTGAACCATTTATCACCTTTTTGTACGTGAGGGATCTCTTCTTTTAATATTATCATCAGTGCATCTATTACTTCCTGTGCGAAAGGATCTTTTGTTTTTTGGAGTTTTTTTATAATTTTCTCATTTGCATCAAGTCCTCCGGCTTCGTACCATCTCGGGATTATCGCCATTCGGCTTAAAAGATCCTGGGTTTTCTGGCTTGCTTCAAATAATGAATTATGAACGGGAAAATCACCGTATTTATAGCCTGTTTTTTCAAGAAGGGTGTTTATCATTTTAAAATGTCTTATCTCGTCTTCCGCAACTTCAAGCCAATCATAATAATATTCATCAGGCAGATTTGGGAATCTGTAGCATGCATCAAGTGCCAAATCGATTGCGCTGAATTCGATGTGTACTATCGCATGTAATAAGACGGCTTTTTTTTCATTCGTATCAAATCCTCTCCTTCTCGGAACTCTTGAAGGATGAACAATTTCACAAAAGTCTGCATAACTCGGCTTTTCAAAAAGTTTGGGTTTTTTATCGGTTTTGAAGTTTAGGCTTTCTTTGTTGTTCCATATTTCGTAAAACATATCGAATTTTTTGTTTATATCGCCGCATTCTATAATTTTTTCTAAATTTTGATAAAAAGACATCAATTCAACCTTTTTTGTGATACAATTTTTAAAGCGTTATATTTGGTAATATATAACCAAAAAGTTATTTTATTATAACATTAAAGGTTAAAAATGTTAATTGATAAATTTGAAAGAAAAATAGATTACATCAGAGTGTCGGTTACCAGCAGGTGTAATTTCAGATGTCTTTACTGTATGCCTAACACTCCTTTTGAATGGGAACCTCATGAGAATATTTTAAGATATGAGGAGATGTTTGAATTTTTGCGTCTTGCAATTGACGAAGGAATAAATAAAATTCGTTTAACAGGAGGAGAGCCGCTTTTAAGAAAAGATCTTGATGTGTTTGTAAAAATGCTACATGATTACAGACCTGACCTTGATTTAGCACTTACTACAAACGGTTATTATTTAAAAGAATATGCCAAAAAACTTAAAGATGCCGGACTGAAAAGGGTAAATATGTCCCTTGACTCTCTAAAGCCTGAAGTTGCTGCAAAAATAGCACAAAAAGATGTGTTAAACAGAGTAATACAAGGACTTGACGAAGCGTTAAAAGTCGGATTAAAGGTAAAACTAAATACTGTAGTAATGCAGGGTATTAATGATACTGAAATATTAGATTTATTAGAGTTTGCCAAAAATAAGGGAGTAACTATAAGATTTATAGAATTTATGGAAAACGAAAGGGCATATCCCGGAGTAAAAAGAGTTGATTCTAAAGTAATACTTGATAAAATAGCGAAAAAATACAAATTTAAAGAGCTCCCGAAAGACAACAGTGCCAGCAGATATTTCGAAACGGAAGACGGGTATGTATTCGGTATAATCGAACCTCACAATGAAGATTTTTGCAAAAGCTGCAATAGGATACGTTTAACCGCCGAAGGTTATTTGATTCCGTGTCTTTTCTTTACGGAGAGTTATAATATCAAAGAAGCCCTAAGAGAAGGAAATATTCAAAAAGCATCTGAAATTTTAAGAGAAGTCGTTGCCAATAAACCTGAAAAAAACGATTGGCAGGATGAGGAAGTTTCAACACGTGCGTTTTGGGAAACAGGAGGGTAAAATATAAGTGAAAAGTGTACAGTGAAAAATGTAAATAATATAAATACTAATACACTAATAACAAATAACCAATATACCAATATTCAAAAGGAGGGGAATGAGTGAAATAAGAAAAGCCGCAAAGGCTATAAAAGAAGCTAAATATCTTTTAATTACGGCGGGAGCCGGAATGGGAGTAGACAGTGGGCTTCCTGATTTCAGGGGAAATGAAGGTTTTTGGAAAGCGTATCCGATAGCTAAAAGGTTGGGACTGAGTTTTCAGGCTCTTGCAAATCCGAGATGGTTTGATATAAATCCGCGCCTTGCTTGGGCGTTTTACGGACACAGACTAAATATGTACAGAAACACCACCCCTCATGAAGGATTTAACATCTTATTTAATATGCCGCATGAAAAATTTATTTTTACTTCAAATGTAGACGGTCATTTTCAAAAAGCGGGATTTAGTGAAATGAAAATAGTGGAAATTCACGGCAGTATTCATTACCTTCAGTGCAGTGAGCCATGCAGTGATAGTATATGGGAAAACAATGAGCATATAGAAATTGACGAAGAAAAGTTTGAAGCACTGAATTATCCGCTTTGCAAAAACTGTAAAACAATAGCAAGACCGAATATTTTGATGTTTAGTGACCTTAGGTTTGTGGATAAAAGGGTGAATCTTCAGCTTGCAAGATTTGAGTATTGGCTTTCTCAAATTAACGATAAACTTGTTATAATTGAGATTGGAGCGGGAAAAGCGGTACCGACAGTTAGAATGATGAGCGAAAGAGTTAGAAGAAGTTTCGATTCTACGCTAATCAGAATAAATCCCCTTGAAGCCGACGGCGCCGATATACAGATAAAAAAAGGGGCTCTTGAAGCATTGAGGGAAATTAGAAAATTTATGTAAAGGAAAAATATGAAAAAAATATTCAGTTTGAGTATATTAGTAATCTTCGCATTTGCATTTAATGTAAATCAGACATACACATGCGAAACTTTGGGATTAAGTTTTAAAGAAAACAACAAAACTTACAATATTCCTAATAATGAAAAAACAAAAGCACAGCTTCAAAAAACATTGAAAGCTTTATATGCGGTAAAAATTAAACCGCAGGATAAATCACTTGTTATTTATGTGGACAACAAAAGCGATACACTTGATTTTGTGAAAATGGTAGATAACAAAGTGCCTTTGTATAAAACTAAAGCATCAGATTTATTTATATTGACAGATCCTAAATCATCACAAATAGGTATCAGTATTCCTGCGCAAAAAATGATAATTTATTATCAATGTAAATGAAAATATTTGTTTACGGAAGTTTGAAACAAAATAAAAAATTACATAGCTATCTCGAAAACGCAAAGTTTTTGGGATACGCCGTGACTTCAAAAAAATATCCTTTAATCCTTAGCAAAAGCGGATGGTATCCGTATCTTTTAGATCTTCCTGGTATTGGTTTTTATATAAAAGGCGAAGTGTATGATGTAAACTACAGCTTGTTAAAACGTCTCGACAGGCTTGAAGAGGTGCCTCATTATTATAAAAGAAAAAAAATAACAGCAATATTAAACGGTAAAAAGATAAAAGCCTATACGTATTTTTACGCCAAAAAGAAAAAATTTCTTAAAAAAGATCTTTTGGAGGAGTTTTAGTTTAGATTCGGTTTAGTTTTGTAAAATAATATAAAACAAAAAAGGCTAAAAT
This genomic interval from Nautilia profundicola AmH contains the following:
- a CDS encoding TolC family protein; translation: MKKYSIILVSALLLNAESIGDLLNKIEQIPDTKIDNLMIKEMKTNKKSVVNSLYPKITLTASAEHFSRPNSLVPLPPTESTKIIMSGGSLPFSQNIYRLGFSVSMPIFIKEIYENKNKMEFLLNATKYQAKINLIKRQSTLIIYVSNLNYLYALKNALISQQQSIQTTYEGLKKGVEVGRVPEFKLLRLKDSLITIQNKISEINTKIADIQSKIYTLTNTEVSEPINFVSYRVEKSEFFAIKPLQEKLKSSYYDIKAKKAANYPKVMLKIQGNRSFAKAYNTNEGIVEDFASAGIYVTWDIFNKKNNSEIQKAKIEESKTSLEIQKTVKDLTAQINYINSSLSEIKKQLLSTKESIALKEELLKGAKVAFKLNTMTVDEYLKYEDDLAKAKADLANLIALKNTLIAQKALIYGKNLKKVFK
- a CDS encoding TetR/AcrR family transcriptional regulator — protein: MATKEDILKTALKLFANRGYENTSLEEVANKIGITKPAIYYYFKNKKALYNEIFIEKFSKLEFELKDSLEENLKEYIYKLGDFFIKNPCIAKLFSKEITSEAMHLEVDTLKVISKTLKHLTKILEKTNLNPFFIQTMVVSTFTTYANTLKVRERITGILKDDKLTKDFDITKEIYQTILHYIKAHK
- a CDS encoding coiled-coil domain-containing protein — its product is MKKLAILGLGAALLFGASSDDINKKLDLLLQKIEQLEKKVDKKDAEIEELKKEIKVQQKEIKKSNEEVKKEVKTQLAVKSCKKIKVVNMKYKYHDEVIPYYDITVTLKNEYPKKITYLSGNLYVEDKDKVKIFKDFIQRDVDLPVGGEITIKKTHQLNSDLEQYLKDEKPENLHIYFEVIRADFADGTNIECGIF
- a CDS encoding ferritin-like domain-containing protein: MSFYQNLEKIIECGDINKKFDMFYEIWNNKESLNFKTDKKPKLFEKPSYADFCEIVHPSRVPRRRGFDTNEKKAVLLHAIVHIEFSAIDLALDACYRFPNLPDEYYYDWLEVAEDEIRHFKMINTLLEKTGYKYGDFPVHNSLFEASQKTQDLLSRMAIIPRWYEAGGLDANEKIIKKLQKTKDPFAQEVIDALMIILKEEIPHVQKGDKWFKFECKRQNLEPIETYFKIVDNFFKDWKKKDLNVAARLKAGFTCKELKILNEKIEC
- the moaA gene encoding GTP 3',8-cyclase MoaA; protein product: MLIDKFERKIDYIRVSVTSRCNFRCLYCMPNTPFEWEPHENILRYEEMFEFLRLAIDEGINKIRLTGGEPLLRKDLDVFVKMLHDYRPDLDLALTTNGYYLKEYAKKLKDAGLKRVNMSLDSLKPEVAAKIAQKDVLNRVIQGLDEALKVGLKVKLNTVVMQGINDTEILDLLEFAKNKGVTIRFIEFMENERAYPGVKRVDSKVILDKIAKKYKFKELPKDNSASRYFETEDGYVFGIIEPHNEDFCKSCNRIRLTAEGYLIPCLFFTESYNIKEALREGNIQKASEILREVVANKPEKNDWQDEEVSTRAFWETGG
- a CDS encoding SIR2 family NAD-dependent protein deacylase, which translates into the protein MSEIRKAAKAIKEAKYLLITAGAGMGVDSGLPDFRGNEGFWKAYPIAKRLGLSFQALANPRWFDINPRLAWAFYGHRLNMYRNTTPHEGFNILFNMPHEKFIFTSNVDGHFQKAGFSEMKIVEIHGSIHYLQCSEPCSDSIWENNEHIEIDEEKFEALNYPLCKNCKTIARPNILMFSDLRFVDKRVNLQLARFEYWLSQINDKLVIIEIGAGKAVPTVRMMSERVRRSFDSTLIRINPLEADGADIQIKKGALEALREIRKFM
- a CDS encoding gamma-glutamylcyclotransferase family protein; the encoded protein is MKIFVYGSLKQNKKLHSYLENAKFLGYAVTSKKYPLILSKSGWYPYLLDLPGIGFYIKGEVYDVNYSLLKRLDRLEEVPHYYKRKKITAILNGKKIKAYTYFYAKKKKFLKKDLLEEF